In one window of Lepidochelys kempii isolate rLepKem1 chromosome 27, rLepKem1.hap2, whole genome shotgun sequence DNA:
- the DNAJC7 gene encoding dnaJ homolog subfamily C member 7 isoform X2, which translates to MAAAAECDVIMAAPEGAGLLGGEEETRREAESFKEQGNAYYAKKDYNEAYNYYTKAIDACPNNASYYGNRAATLMMLGKFREALGDAQQSVRLDDTFVRGHLREGKCHLSLGNAMAASRCFQRVLELDRTNPQAQQELKNASAVLEYERIAEIDFEKRDFRKVVFCMDRALEFAPACHRFKILKAECLALLGRYPEAQSVASDILRMDSTNADALYVRGLCLYYEDCIEKAVQFFVQALRMAPDHEKACLACRNAKALKAKKEDGNKAFKEGNYKLAYELYTEALGIDPNNIKTNAKLYCNRGTVNSKLRKLEEAIDDCTNAIKLDDTYIKAYLRRAQCYMDTEQYEDAVRDYEKVYQTEKTKEHKQFLKNAQVELKKSKRKDYYKILGVDKNASEDEIKKAYRKRALMHHPDRHSGASAEIQKEEEKKFKEVGEAFTILSDPKKKARYDSGQDLEEDGVNMADFDANNIFKAFFGGPGGFSFEASGPGNFFFQFG; encoded by the exons AGAAGCAGAGTCTTTCAAGGAACAAGGAAACGCCTATTATGCCAAGAAAGATTACAACGAAGCGTATAACTACTACACAAAAGCCATAG ACGCATGTCCTAACAATGCCAGTTATTATGGTAACAGAGCAGCCACCCTAATGATGTTGGGGAAGTTCCGGGAAGCACTGGGAGATGCCCAACAGTCTGTCAGACTGGACGATACCTTTGTAAGG GGACACCTACGGGAAGGGAAATGTCACCTGTCTCTCGGGAATGCCATGGCCGCCAGCCGCTGCTTCCAACGAGTTCTAGAACTGGATCGTACAAACCCTCAGGCACAACAAGAG TTGAAGAATGCGAGCGCTGTGCTGGAATACGAGAGAATAGCTGAAATCGATTTTGAGAAACGGGATTTCAGGAAG GTCGTGTTCTGCATGGACCGCGCTTTGGAGTTCGCTCCTGCCTGTCATCGGTTCAAAATCCTCAAGGCCGAATGTTTGGCACTGCTGGGTCGCTATCCAGAAGCACAGTCTGTAGCTAG CGACATCTTACGCATGGACTCCACAAACGCAGACGCCCTTTACGTCCGAGGTCTTTGCCTGTACTATGAAGACTGCATCGAGAAGGCTGTGCAGTTCTTCGTCCAGGCACTCAGGATGGCTCCTGATCACGAGAAAGCATGTCTCGCCTGCCGA AATGCCAAAGCACTTAAAGCAAAGAAAGAAGATGGAAATAAAGCATTTAAAGAAGGCAATTACAAACTAGCATATGAACTGTACACAGAGGCACTGGGGATAGACCCAAATAACATAAAAACAAATGCCAAACTCTACTGTAACCGGGGGACGGTTAATTCAAAG CTTAGGAAACTAGAAGAAGCAATAGATGACTGCACAAATGCAATAAAACTGGATGACACATATATCAAAGCATACCTGAGGAGAGCACAATG TTACATGGACACAGAACAATACGAAGATGCTGTGAGGGATTATGAAAAAGTTTACCagacagagaaaacaaaag AACACAAGCAATTCCTAAAGAATGCACAGGTGGAACTgaaaaaaagcaagaggaaagacTACTATAAAATCCTCGGGGTGGACAAAAACGCCTCTGAAGATGAGATCAAGAAGGCGTATAGGAAACGGGCACTCATGCATCACCCAG ACCGGCACAGTGGGGCAAGCGCAGAAATACAGAAAGAAGAGGAGAAGAAGTTCAAAGAAGTCGGAGAAGCCTTCACCATTCTGTCGGATCCCAAGAAGAAGGCTCGCTACGACAGTGGGCAGGATCTGGAGGAGGATGGCGTGAACATGGCAG ATTTTGATGCTAACAATATCTTCAAGGCTTTCTTTGGTGGGCCAGGCGGCTTCAGTTTTGAAG CTTCTGGGCCAGGAAATTTCTTTTTCCAGTTTGGCTAA
- the DNAJC7 gene encoding dnaJ homolog subfamily C member 7 isoform X1, translating into MMWKKYLKKREAESFKEQGNAYYAKKDYNEAYNYYTKAIDACPNNASYYGNRAATLMMLGKFREALGDAQQSVRLDDTFVRGHLREGKCHLSLGNAMAASRCFQRVLELDRTNPQAQQELKNASAVLEYERIAEIDFEKRDFRKVVFCMDRALEFAPACHRFKILKAECLALLGRYPEAQSVASDILRMDSTNADALYVRGLCLYYEDCIEKAVQFFVQALRMAPDHEKACLACRNAKALKAKKEDGNKAFKEGNYKLAYELYTEALGIDPNNIKTNAKLYCNRGTVNSKLRKLEEAIDDCTNAIKLDDTYIKAYLRRAQCYMDTEQYEDAVRDYEKVYQTEKTKEHKQFLKNAQVELKKSKRKDYYKILGVDKNASEDEIKKAYRKRALMHHPDRHSGASAEIQKEEEKKFKEVGEAFTILSDPKKKARYDSGQDLEEDGVNMADFDANNIFKAFFGGPGGFSFEASGPGNFFFQFG; encoded by the exons AGAAGCAGAGTCTTTCAAGGAACAAGGAAACGCCTATTATGCCAAGAAAGATTACAACGAAGCGTATAACTACTACACAAAAGCCATAG ACGCATGTCCTAACAATGCCAGTTATTATGGTAACAGAGCAGCCACCCTAATGATGTTGGGGAAGTTCCGGGAAGCACTGGGAGATGCCCAACAGTCTGTCAGACTGGACGATACCTTTGTAAGG GGACACCTACGGGAAGGGAAATGTCACCTGTCTCTCGGGAATGCCATGGCCGCCAGCCGCTGCTTCCAACGAGTTCTAGAACTGGATCGTACAAACCCTCAGGCACAACAAGAG TTGAAGAATGCGAGCGCTGTGCTGGAATACGAGAGAATAGCTGAAATCGATTTTGAGAAACGGGATTTCAGGAAG GTCGTGTTCTGCATGGACCGCGCTTTGGAGTTCGCTCCTGCCTGTCATCGGTTCAAAATCCTCAAGGCCGAATGTTTGGCACTGCTGGGTCGCTATCCAGAAGCACAGTCTGTAGCTAG CGACATCTTACGCATGGACTCCACAAACGCAGACGCCCTTTACGTCCGAGGTCTTTGCCTGTACTATGAAGACTGCATCGAGAAGGCTGTGCAGTTCTTCGTCCAGGCACTCAGGATGGCTCCTGATCACGAGAAAGCATGTCTCGCCTGCCGA AATGCCAAAGCACTTAAAGCAAAGAAAGAAGATGGAAATAAAGCATTTAAAGAAGGCAATTACAAACTAGCATATGAACTGTACACAGAGGCACTGGGGATAGACCCAAATAACATAAAAACAAATGCCAAACTCTACTGTAACCGGGGGACGGTTAATTCAAAG CTTAGGAAACTAGAAGAAGCAATAGATGACTGCACAAATGCAATAAAACTGGATGACACATATATCAAAGCATACCTGAGGAGAGCACAATG TTACATGGACACAGAACAATACGAAGATGCTGTGAGGGATTATGAAAAAGTTTACCagacagagaaaacaaaag AACACAAGCAATTCCTAAAGAATGCACAGGTGGAACTgaaaaaaagcaagaggaaagacTACTATAAAATCCTCGGGGTGGACAAAAACGCCTCTGAAGATGAGATCAAGAAGGCGTATAGGAAACGGGCACTCATGCATCACCCAG ACCGGCACAGTGGGGCAAGCGCAGAAATACAGAAAGAAGAGGAGAAGAAGTTCAAAGAAGTCGGAGAAGCCTTCACCATTCTGTCGGATCCCAAGAAGAAGGCTCGCTACGACAGTGGGCAGGATCTGGAGGAGGATGGCGTGAACATGGCAG ATTTTGATGCTAACAATATCTTCAAGGCTTTCTTTGGTGGGCCAGGCGGCTTCAGTTTTGAAG CTTCTGGGCCAGGAAATTTCTTTTTCCAGTTTGGCTAA